In Rhodanobacter denitrificans, a single window of DNA contains:
- a CDS encoding TonB-dependent receptor has translation MSVDKISFRRTALAVTLFAVLHGTALAAPADNDAPATPAPTADTARTLESVSVIGQGETRQVQRITVQDVKLLPPGSSPLKLLAKLPGVHFESADAFGNYEWSTRISLRGFNQTRLGFTLDGIPLGDMSYGNNNGLHISRALIAENLGGAELAAGIGALGTASTGNLGGTVQFYSADPASNYGVTLAQSVGSDSALRTYARLDTGDHQGFAMYLSGAYADSDKWKGDGAQKQQQFNGKAVYDFGDNHLAALLNTSSRNETDYQDLSLDMQRRLGWNWDNYAPDWTRAVNAAKGIYSGGVNNPDDAYYAGRGLRDDSLAGLFGDFGLAEGVRLKATGYYHSNRGQGHWFTPYQASFPGTPQETPISIRTTEYGIDRWGAIASLGWDIGIHHLEGGFWYENSHHTVQRNFYFIAGPVDDQYFLHNPDIRKFYQRYETETHQLYLQDSITLLDGRLHVDVGVKSPQTRTRTHAVVGSYANGELTADKSLLPQFGASYKLGGQDELFASYAQNIAAFQAGVSGPFATTQAAFDLISGKLKPEQSRTVEAGWRHAEELFEGSLALYDVKFDHRLLAIQQCSSGIQGCPSAYANVGSVTSRGAELTFILKPASDLRWYNALSYNRSRYDSDYLNGTTVVATKGKTVVDSPKQLFSSEIAWTPGAWDLRLSANYTGKRYYTYVNDAAVPSYWLFNAAAAYDFGKLGVAEDLKLALNVTNLAGKHYYGTIGSNGFTAADPTGEFATLQVGAPRAAMLTATVRF, from the coding sequence ATGTCCGTCGACAAGATCTCCTTCCGCAGGACCGCCCTGGCCGTGACGCTGTTCGCCGTGCTGCATGGCACGGCGCTGGCTGCGCCGGCCGACAACGACGCGCCGGCAACGCCGGCGCCCACCGCCGACACCGCCCGCACGCTGGAGTCGGTGTCGGTGATCGGGCAGGGCGAGACCCGCCAGGTGCAGCGCATCACCGTGCAGGACGTGAAGCTGCTGCCGCCGGGCTCCAGCCCGCTGAAGCTGCTGGCGAAGCTGCCGGGCGTGCATTTCGAATCGGCCGATGCGTTCGGCAACTACGAGTGGTCCACCCGCATCAGCCTGCGCGGCTTCAACCAGACCCGGCTCGGCTTCACGCTGGACGGCATCCCGCTGGGCGACATGAGCTACGGCAACAACAACGGCCTGCACATCAGCCGCGCGCTGATCGCCGAGAACCTCGGCGGCGCCGAGCTGGCCGCCGGCATCGGCGCGCTGGGCACCGCCTCCACCGGCAACCTCGGCGGCACCGTGCAGTTCTACTCGGCCGACCCGGCGAGCAACTACGGCGTGACGCTGGCGCAGAGCGTGGGCAGCGACAGCGCGCTGCGCACCTACGCGCGGCTGGACACCGGTGACCACCAGGGCTTCGCCATGTACCTCTCCGGCGCCTATGCGGACAGCGACAAGTGGAAGGGCGACGGCGCGCAGAAGCAGCAGCAGTTCAACGGCAAGGCGGTGTACGACTTCGGCGACAACCACCTGGCCGCGCTGCTGAACACCTCCAGCCGCAACGAGACCGACTACCAGGACCTGTCGCTGGACATGCAGCGGCGGCTGGGCTGGAACTGGGACAACTACGCGCCGGACTGGACGCGTGCGGTGAACGCGGCGAAGGGCATCTACAGCGGCGGCGTCAACAACCCGGACGACGCGTACTACGCCGGCCGCGGCCTGCGCGACGACAGCCTGGCCGGCCTGTTCGGCGACTTCGGCCTGGCCGAGGGCGTGCGCCTGAAGGCCACCGGCTACTACCACAGCAACCGCGGCCAGGGTCACTGGTTCACGCCGTACCAGGCCTCGTTCCCGGGCACGCCGCAGGAGACGCCGATCTCGATCCGCACCACCGAGTACGGCATCGACCGCTGGGGCGCGATCGCCTCGCTGGGCTGGGACATCGGCATCCACCACCTCGAGGGCGGCTTCTGGTACGAGAACAGCCACCACACGGTGCAGCGCAACTTCTATTTCATCGCCGGCCCGGTGGACGACCAGTACTTCCTGCACAACCCGGACATCCGCAAGTTCTACCAGCGCTACGAGACCGAGACGCACCAGCTGTACCTGCAGGACAGCATCACCCTGCTCGACGGCAGGCTGCACGTCGACGTGGGCGTCAAGAGCCCGCAGACGCGCACCCGCACGCACGCCGTGGTGGGCAGCTACGCCAACGGCGAGCTGACCGCGGACAAGTCGCTGCTGCCCCAGTTCGGCGCCAGCTACAAGCTGGGCGGGCAGGATGAGCTGTTCGCCTCCTATGCGCAGAACATCGCCGCGTTCCAGGCCGGCGTGAGCGGGCCGTTCGCCACCACCCAGGCCGCGTTCGACCTGATCAGCGGCAAGCTGAAGCCGGAGCAGTCGCGCACCGTCGAGGCCGGCTGGCGCCATGCCGAGGAGCTGTTCGAAGGTTCGCTGGCGCTGTACGACGTTAAGTTCGACCACCGCCTGCTGGCGATCCAGCAGTGCTCGTCCGGCATCCAGGGTTGTCCGTCGGCGTACGCCAACGTCGGTTCGGTGACCAGCCGCGGCGCCGAGCTGACCTTCATCCTGAAGCCGGCCAGCGACCTGCGCTGGTACAACGCGCTGTCGTACAACCGCTCGCGCTACGACAGCGACTACCTCAACGGCACCACCGTGGTGGCGACGAAGGGCAAGACCGTGGTCGACAGCCCGAAGCAGCTGTTCTCCTCGGAGATCGCCTGGACGCCGGGCGCGTGGGACCTGCGCCTGTCCGCCAACTACACCGGCAAGCGCTACTACACCTACGTCAACGACGCCGCGGTGCCGTCGTACTGGCTGTTCAACGCCGCCGCC
- a CDS encoding glycerophosphodiester phosphodiesterase — protein MPQPSLPKRLCLAVLLIGFAGMSNATGTEPPLAARVLVIGHRGASALRPEHTLASYGKAIADGADFIEPDLVMTRDGVPVARHENEIGGTTDVARHPEFAGRETTKTIDGQPVTGWFTEDFTLAELKTLRARERLPELRGTAYDGQFQIPTLDEIIDFVAAESATQGRMIGIIPEIKHGTYFQKAGLPMEDRVLAILAAHAYTRTAPVEIQSFEIANLKYLRGKLGRDHRNIRLLQLIDDADQQPYDVAAAGGRLTYGGMTTPAGLREIAGYADAIGPNIRAIIPLAGDGTLGRPTPLVRDAHAAKLEVHPYTFRPENQFQAKNFRQGSDPKTFNEAGSIAEIRAYLDAGIDAFFTDDPAIGRKALDRR, from the coding sequence ATGCCGCAACCTTCGCTGCCGAAACGCCTATGCTTGGCCGTCCTCCTGATCGGATTCGCCGGCATGTCAAACGCCACGGGAACCGAGCCGCCGCTGGCCGCCAGGGTGCTGGTGATCGGCCACCGCGGCGCCAGCGCGCTGCGGCCGGAGCACACGCTGGCCTCCTACGGCAAGGCGATCGCCGACGGCGCCGACTTCATCGAGCCCGACCTGGTGATGACGCGGGACGGCGTGCCGGTGGCACGCCATGAAAACGAGATCGGCGGCACCACCGATGTCGCCCGGCATCCGGAATTCGCCGGGCGCGAGACCACCAAGACCATCGACGGCCAGCCGGTCACCGGCTGGTTCACCGAGGACTTCACCCTCGCCGAACTGAAGACGTTGCGCGCGCGCGAACGCCTGCCGGAGTTGCGCGGCACCGCGTATGACGGCCAGTTCCAGATTCCCACGCTGGACGAGATCATCGACTTCGTCGCCGCCGAGTCGGCCACGCAGGGGCGGATGATCGGCATCATTCCCGAAATCAAGCACGGCACGTATTTCCAGAAGGCCGGCCTGCCGATGGAGGACCGCGTGCTGGCGATCCTCGCCGCGCACGCGTACACGCGCACGGCGCCGGTGGAGATCCAGTCGTTCGAGATCGCCAACCTCAAATACCTGCGCGGCAAGCTCGGCCGCGACCACCGCAACATCCGCCTGCTGCAGCTGATCGACGACGCCGACCAGCAACCGTACGACGTGGCCGCCGCCGGCGGCCGGCTGACCTACGGCGGGATGACGACGCCGGCCGGCCTGCGCGAGATCGCCGGCTACGCCGACGCGATCGGCCCGAACATCCGCGCAATCATCCCGCTGGCCGGCGACGGCACGCTCGGCCGGCCGACCCCGCTGGTGCGCGACGCGCACGCGGCGAAGCTGGAAGTGCATCCCTACACGTTCCGCCCGGAAAACCAGTTCCAGGCGAAGAACTTCCGCCAGGGCAGCGACCCGAAGACCTTCAACGAGGCGGGCTCGATCGCCGAGATCCGCGCCTACCTCGACGCCGGCATCGACGCGTTCTTCACCGACGATCCGGCGATCGGACGCAAGGCGCTGGACCGGCGCTGA
- a CDS encoding alkaline phosphatase produces MPRSLSRLRPALLGSCLSLLGACASQPWSAPSASTAAIAVPAIQRPQGETASWWFRSGAAQAALASAQAHVDGQRAKNVIVFLGDGMSIPTIAAAHVLAGERAGTDGESYRLSFEKFPFSALSRTYETDQQTPDSAGTMTAIMTGVKTRAGYIGVSQVPKRQDCAGSRGQELVTALELAASAGMATGAVTTTRITHATPAATYGHLPERNWEVDADLSEAAKAAGCKDFAAQLIDFPVAGGLTVAMGGGRTEFMPAGADDPEYPTSVGQRLDGRDLIGEWTSRHPDGKYVWNAAQLKALDLARTPRLLGLFEPSHMNYEHERAHDKAGEPSLAEMTASAIEVLKRNPNGFFLMVEGGRIDHALHAGNAYRALDETIAFADAVQAALQHTDPAETLIVVTADHSHTMTFAGYPRRGNPILGKVVGHTDSYDDESAPGMARDATGLPYTTLGFANGPGNTGASERQPEGSKRYPHNPREYDAIGKGRPDLRRVDTTDPDYMQEATVPLKAETHGGEDVAIFATGPGAAAFHGELEQNVIFHVMVQHTPRLRAELCRLGSCNADGVPVDRPDWQQWRKLGAGVAATPL; encoded by the coding sequence ATGCCCCGTTCCCTGTCCCGCCTCCGCCCGGCCCTGCTGGGCAGCTGCCTGTCCCTGCTCGGCGCCTGCGCCAGCCAGCCGTGGTCCGCGCCGTCGGCGTCGACGGCCGCGATCGCGGTGCCGGCGATCCAGCGGCCGCAGGGCGAGACGGCGTCGTGGTGGTTCCGCAGCGGCGCGGCGCAGGCCGCGCTGGCTTCCGCGCAGGCGCACGTCGACGGCCAGCGTGCGAAGAACGTGATCGTGTTCCTCGGCGACGGCATGAGCATTCCCACCATCGCCGCCGCGCACGTGCTGGCCGGCGAGCGCGCCGGCACGGACGGCGAGAGCTACCGGCTGAGCTTCGAGAAGTTTCCGTTCAGCGCGCTGAGCCGCACCTACGAGACCGACCAGCAGACGCCCGATTCGGCCGGCACCATGACCGCGATCATGACCGGGGTGAAGACCCGCGCCGGCTACATCGGTGTGTCGCAGGTGCCGAAGCGGCAGGACTGCGCCGGCAGCCGCGGCCAGGAACTGGTCACCGCGCTGGAGCTGGCGGCCTCGGCCGGCATGGCCACCGGCGCGGTCACCACCACGCGGATCACCCACGCCACCCCGGCCGCCACCTACGGCCACCTGCCCGAGCGCAACTGGGAGGTGGACGCCGACCTGAGCGAGGCGGCGAAGGCCGCCGGTTGCAAGGATTTCGCCGCGCAGCTGATCGACTTCCCGGTCGCCGGCGGCCTCACCGTGGCGATGGGCGGCGGCCGCACCGAATTCATGCCGGCCGGTGCGGACGACCCGGAATACCCGACCAGCGTGGGCCAGCGCCTCGACGGCCGCGACCTGATCGGCGAATGGACGTCCCGGCATCCCGACGGCAAGTACGTGTGGAACGCGGCGCAGCTGAAGGCGCTGGACCTTGCGCGCACGCCGCGCCTGCTCGGCCTGTTCGAGCCCTCGCACATGAACTACGAGCACGAGCGCGCGCACGACAAGGCCGGCGAGCCCAGCCTGGCCGAGATGACGGCCAGTGCGATCGAAGTGCTGAAACGCAACCCGAACGGCTTCTTCCTGATGGTCGAGGGCGGCCGCATCGACCACGCGCTGCACGCCGGCAACGCGTATCGCGCGCTGGACGAGACGATCGCCTTCGCCGACGCGGTGCAGGCCGCGCTGCAGCACACCGACCCGGCCGAGACGCTGATCGTGGTCACCGCCGACCACAGCCACACCATGACCTTCGCCGGCTATCCGCGCCGCGGCAACCCGATCCTGGGCAAGGTCGTGGGTCACACCGACAGCTACGACGACGAAAGCGCGCCGGGCATGGCGCGCGACGCCACCGGCCTGCCGTACACCACGCTCGGCTTCGCCAACGGTCCGGGCAACACCGGCGCCAGCGAACGGCAGCCGGAGGGCAGCAAGCGCTACCCGCACAACCCGCGCGAGTACGACGCGATCGGCAAGGGCCGCCCCGACCTGCGCCGGGTCGACACCACCGACCCCGACTACATGCAGGAAGCGACCGTGCCGCTGAAGGCCGAGACGCACGGCGGCGAGGACGTGGCGATCTTCGCCACCGGCCCCGGCGCCGCCGCGTTCCACGGCGAGCTGGAGCAGAACGTGATCTTCCACGTGATGGTGCAGCACACGCCGCGGCTGCGCGCCGAGCTGTGCCGGCTCGGCAGCTGCAACGCCGACGGCGTGCCGGTGGACCGGCCGGACTGGCAGCAGTGGCGGAAGCTCGGCGCCGGCGTGGCCGCCACGCCGCTGTAA